The genomic window TTGACTGGCAGGAAATACTTTGACCATAGTCGCCCCGGCGTTCCAGGCATTTTCAATTTCAGTGGGTGTGAGGGCGCCAGGAAAATAAGCAAGGTTGTATTCTTTGCAAAATACAGCCACCTCTTCATTCAGCGTGGGAGACACAATAAACTGAGCTCCTGATTCAAAAGCCGTCTTCGCATCCGCCAGGGAAAGGACCGTACCGGCCCCGAGGCAGATTGAGTTGGAGTAGAGTTTTGCAGCTTTTTTAATAAGGCTGGCGGCGTTGGGTGTGTTCAACGTCACTTCGGCAAACCGAAGACCGCCTGATATCATGGCTTCCATGACACCCTGTAATGATTCTTCTGTCACGCCACGAATGATTCCCAAGGCTGGTTCTTCCTTGAACCTTGTTACATCAAAACGGGACACAGGCATGGATAGATCGATTAGATAGCAGCTTCATTGGTTAATTTTTCATAAAAACTGAGATAATCGTCCTTACTTTCAGATTTTCTCAGTTTCATTGCCGCTCTGGGGTGTACATCCAACACACCGGTTATCATATAAGGAATGTTATAGCCCCACTCTATTTCCTGTTGCAGTTTGACAAAATCCGTCTCCAGAACTTTAAGAATCGGGCGAATATTAAATTTCGGATTTTTCAAAAATCCTAAAATCAACTCGAGAGGACAGTTTCCAGCGGCACGCCCTATACCTAAAATGGTTCCATCCAGGTAATTGATATTTTGAATGATAGCCTCAATGGTGTTAGCGAATGCCAATTGCTGATTATTATGAGCGTGTATGCCTAATTCGCGGGTCTTTAAAATATCTCTATATTTCTTTGCAAGGTAGGCTATTTGTTCTGAATAAAGGGCGCCGAAACTATCCACGAGGTAAACAACATCGACTTCACTTTCTTTTTCCACTTGTTCAAGCGCTTCATCCAATTCACGTTCACGGGCATGGGATACGGCCATGATGTTGATGGTTGTTTCATACCCCTTGGATTTTAGAGTATTAACCAGATCAATGGCTTTGTCGATGTCTTTGACATAGGAGGCAACGCGCATCATATCGACATAACTTTCGCTGGCAGGTAAAATTTCTGCGGGATCAAAGCGGCCGATATCTGCCATGACGGAAATTTTACATTTTTTTTCAGTATCTCCGACAACTCGCTCGAGATCCTTTTCCGAGCAAAACTTCATGGGCCCGAATTCTTCTCTATTGAATTGTTTTTCGTCGGCTTTATAACCCAGTTCAATATAATCCACTCCAGAATTATTCACGGCCTGAAATACACGGCGGACCAAATCATCTTCAAACAGGTGATTATTCATCAAACCACCATCACGGATGGTACAATCTAATACTTTGATTTCTTTACGGTACATATTAAAAACTCCCCTGGAAGAAAACTCCCCGGACAAGGGTTGGTTTGCATGGGTTATAATATTTATTGAATTCATTGATTATATTTTGATTAAATCTTTGGGTCAATCCAATTATCAACAAAATTTCCTTTTAACCTCTTTTTTTTCTGAGATTTAGTTTTAAAATGATATCCCTGGACGGAACTTAAGGGCCGGAGTTAAAGTATTTAACATTTTTCAACAACTCTCTTTTAATACAGACAGGTGAAGTTATGAACTATTGGCTGGTAAAACAAGAACCCTCAAAATATAGCTGGGAGCAATTTGTTCAGGATGGAGAAACCTACTGGGATGGTGTGAGAAACTATCAGGCTCGCAATAACCTGCAAGCGATGAAAAAAGGGGATCTCGTTCTTTTTTATCACAGTGTGGTTGGAAAAGAGATCAAGGGAATCGCGGAGGTCACAAAAACGGCATATCAGGACCCCACGACCGATGACACCCGTTGGGTGGTGGTAAATTTGAAACCGGAAGTGACGATGAGCAGGCCGGTCACTCTGGGTGAAATCAAAGCTCACCCTGATCTTCAATCCATCGCCCTTGTTAAACAATCGCGCCTGTCAGTAACCCCCTTAACGGAAGCGGATTTCCAAATCATCCTAAACTTAGGAAATACTAAATTCAAAAGAAGTTCTAAGAACTAACACCTTTTTAAGATTTCCACTCCGCATGCTATGAAGTTCGAAAACATTGTTTCGTTTGAAATTTAACGAATATTTTTGGAAGCTCCAATAAGTTCATATGCGTATTCGGTCTTGGGAAAATCCCATTGACTAAAGCCATGTTGCGGTATAAATTGGTGCTCAATCCTCCTTCCAGTGGTTATATATATGACTAAATTCCTAATTATTTTACTTTATCTTGGTTTCCTGTTTTCGAGTGGGTGCTCCGAGGACGCAAAAAAGAGTTCACCGGTTTCAACCGCTCCCGCAGCGGAACAGAGTCAGGACGAACACATTAGCGGCGATGAAACATCTACGGATCACTTGTCTGGAGCGGACTCCTCTGATGCGCATATGAGCGGAAACTAAATTGATTAGGATAATTCTTATCCTGATACTTTTAGTTTTCACCCTTGGGTTTCCTGTTGCTGATAGTAATGCGCAAGACGATTCCGCCAGTTGCCTGAATCTCATAAAGCCCTTGAAAAAAGATAGAGATGATGTGCAAATCGAGGGAGGTATTTGGGGAATATTTTCAAAAATACCCTCCATGGGCCGTCATTCATCAAGAGCCATTGAAGTCGATTCCAAAATAAATAAACTGATTGCCACTCTCACCTATCTGTGTGAAACCAGGTCAGGGGTTCCTTTAAACGAACTGGCAAGCTATGTCTCCAGAAAACTTTCTGAGCTGGGGGAAGATAAATTTAAATCCCTGCATACCGTCTTGGGAAATCCCAAAAAGCAAATCGAAGATTGGTTGGAATATACAAAAGTTGCCCTTAAAAACAGTAATAGAGTTTTAGAGTTAAGCAAAATAAAAACATCAATCTTGGGTTCTAGCGTCTTAATCGTGAAATATCGGTCTCTGTTCACAGAATTTAAAAATCAGAACCAATTTGAACCTATGTTTTCTAGGACCATCTCTCTGGGGCAGGAAATAGATGATTTTTTTATCAACGACTCTTACTTGACCCAGGCAAATTTTGAAGAATCCCAAATACCTTATTGGGATGTCGATGAAAACCACGGTGGTTCTTAAATTTTTAGATACAAATAAAATATTGGAGGAGCAAAATGGGGAATTATTTGGTTATTGGGGCAACCGGAGTCATGGGAACCGCAGCTATCCAGGCAGTCCGCAAGATACATGGAAAAGACGCTGTGATTGTTGGCAATTGGTACGGCAAGGAAATTCCCGGCTTTCAAATTGATGATGTCGATCACACCATCTTCGGCGACATCAACGACCCCAACTGCATTGACTCCATAAAGACCATAAGTTCAGGGAAATTCGACACGATGTTTTATGCCACGGCCCTTGGCGATGTGGGAACCCCGATCAAAGAAGCCACGCAGGAACAAATTGATAAATCCAATAATTTATCGTTTCTTCCAATTCTAAACCTCGAAAAGCAACTCGATATCGATACCATCGTGGCCTATTCCACTTTCTATGTGATTCGCCATCAGCTGGCAACCTATGGAGCTATGGGATATTCCAAGGAGGCCATCGAAAAATGGACCGTGGAACCAGGGAAATCGAAGCATGTCTGCATTCGTGCCGGCCTATTCGAATCGACTTCTTCCCGTGGGATCAAACTTCTTCTTAGAAAGGCGGCTAAAAATCCTGAAAATTTGAAGGACCCCCTGCTCAAATCTTATTTTGCCAACAAAAGCTCGAAGGATGGCATCAAAGAATTTGAGGAAGGCATCTTCAAAGAGGAAAAAGAAGCCTATGGAGATGCAAGAACCAAACAGGAAGACCTCTACCAATCGCACCTCGAGCTGTTTCAATCAAAAGACCCCGTATTTGTAAACGTTTGCGGAAAGAAAATCTGGCACACGGATTCCCCCCTCCTCCTCAAAGATTATTTGTAATTTTTTTTTAACTTGAAAAGATAACTTGCGATAACTCAGGGTTTCTCGATGCATCCGAAAAACATTTACCTCTTGTAATTAAAGGGGTTATGAATTTTAATTGGTTTTGTTTTATACTTCAACACACACCAAATTAAAAGTCTAACTCGGATCATTGTATTGAAGAAAGAAACGAAACCTACTTTCAGTCCTTCGTCGCCGTCGTCCTATGATGAAGCTCTGAATAATTTACTAGGCAGTGTTGTTCAGGATGTGAAGAATTACGCGGACCGCCTGCATTCCCAGATTCGGAAACTTTCTGATATTGGCCGGGCATTGTCGAGTGTTACCGATATCAACGTTCTATTGGAAATGATCGTCGATCAGGCAAGAAACTTTACCAATGCCGATGCCGGAACCCTGTATATCCTGGAAGGGAATCAGCTCCGTTTTAAAATCGTCCAAAACGACAGCCTGAATATTCGCATGGGAGGAAAAAATGGCGATGCCATCCCCTTTCCTCCGGTTGAATTAAAGGAATCAAATGTTTCCGCTTTTGTGGCCTTGAACGGAATCTCAGTAAACATCCCCGACGTTTACGATACAACCCTGTTTGATTTTACCGATCCTAAGAATTTTGACCGAGCCACCGGCTACAGGACCCAATCCATGCTGGTGGTCTTATTGAAAAATCACGACGACGACATCATCGGCGTCTTGCAACTTCTCAACGCCAGGCATGCAGATACCAGTCAGGTTGTGCCCTTTTCAGCAGACTGCGAAAACCTGACTGAAGGTCTGGCCTCACAGGCCGCCATTTCCATATCAAAAATAAATTTGATCAATAATATGGAGAACCTGTTTGAAGCTTTCGTGAAGGTGATGGCCACGGCCATTGATGAAAAATCACCCAACACCGGCGGTCATATCCGCAGGGTGGCCCATTTAACTCTGACCATGGCAGAGGTCATTCATCGAAAAAATGAGGGTTGTTTCAAGGATGTGTTCTTCGATAGCGAGTCCATGCGTGAATTGCGGATTGCCGCCTGGATGCATGATATTGGCAAGGTGACCACCCCGGTTGAGATCATGGAAAAGTCCACAAAATTACAAACCATCTTTGACCGCATACACCTCATTGACCTCAGAATGCTATTTTTGCTGGAAAGGGCTCAAAGGGAGGGCCTGGAGAAAAAGATCAAATGGATTCAAAAAAACGCCGATGGGATTGAGTTGGGAAGAGTGGAGGAAGAAACCAAGATCCGAATGGAAGAAATCACTGAAATCCGTCAATTTCTTCGCGACTGCAATGAGCCCAGTCAATATCTTGAGCAAGAAAAAGTAGAACGGCTGAATGCCATCGGGAAGATGACCTATCAGGGCGAAGATGGAACGCCTCAACCCTACCTCACGGCGGATGAGCTGGAAAATTTATCCATTCGTAAAGGAAGTATTAACCAGCGGGAGCGGAATAAAATCAAGGAGCACGCATTCATAACTCTAAAGATGCTTCAACAGATTCCGTTCACCAAGAAAATTAAAAATATTCCTCATTTTGCGGCGGCGCATCATGAATGCATCGATGGTAGCGGATACCCCTTGGGGTTGAAAGGCGATGAAATTCCTTTCGAGGGTAAATTAATGGCGGTGACTGACATTGCCGAAGCGTTGACGGCTTCAGACCGCCCTTACAAACCTGTACTCAGTTTGTGCAATGTTCACGACATTTTGAGAGCAATGGCAAAAGAAGGGAAGTTGGACCCGGACCTGGTTGAGTTGTTCATTGAAGAGCGGGTTTATGAAGAGTATAAAAGGAAACACGAACCTGATTTTCAGCAGAAGTCCGAGAAATTATCTCTTTTAAATGCCAACCCAAAAAATAACACATCAAGCTCCGTTTCACAGGAACCGTTAAAAGTTCTGCTACCAATTTTAAAACTATCCAAGGAAGCGGTTTGAAGTTCTAAACAGATTTCCTCCACGTTCTGCCCAGCCGGGTTTATTTTTTTTTCGGACTATAGGGGCCGGTACGCATGAAGTTATCGTTCATTTTTACATGAACATCGACTTGAA from Nitrospinota bacterium includes these protein-coding regions:
- a CDS encoding bifunctional 4-hydroxy-2-oxoglutarate aldolase/2-dehydro-3-deoxy-phosphogluconate aldolase, translating into MPVSRFDVTRFKEEPALGIIRGVTEESLQGVMEAMISGGLRFAEVTLNTPNAASLIKKAAKLYSNSICLGAGTVLSLADAKTAFESGAQFIVSPTLNEEVAVFCKEYNLAYFPGALTPTEIENAWNAGATMVKVFPASQMGSGYFRIIKGPFQNIPLMAVGGMGPGNISEYLSAGADAVALGGSIISASRMNEKKYSLIQNDIEVFLLALRNFYSTMSSNQQ
- a CDS encoding aldolase catalytic domain-containing protein codes for the protein MYRKEIKVLDCTIRDGGLMNNHLFEDDLVRRVFQAVNNSGVDYIELGYKADEKQFNREEFGPMKFCSEKDLERVVGDTEKKCKISVMADIGRFDPAEILPASESYVDMMRVASYVKDIDKAIDLVNTLKSKGYETTINIMAVSHARERELDEALEQVEKESEVDVVYLVDSFGALYSEQIAYLAKKYRDILKTRELGIHAHNNQQLAFANTIEAIIQNINYLDGTILGIGRAAGNCPLELILGFLKNPKFNIRPILKVLETDFVKLQQEIEWGYNIPYMITGVLDVHPRAAMKLRKSESKDDYLSFYEKLTNEAAI
- a CDS encoding EVE domain-containing protein, whose protein sequence is MNYWLVKQEPSKYSWEQFVQDGETYWDGVRNYQARNNLQAMKKGDLVLFYHSVVGKEIKGIAEVTKTAYQDPTTDDTRWVVVNLKPEVTMSRPVTLGEIKAHPDLQSIALVKQSRLSVTPLTEADFQIILNLGNTKFKRSSKN
- a CDS encoding GAF domain-containing protein, with product MKKETKPTFSPSSPSSYDEALNNLLGSVVQDVKNYADRLHSQIRKLSDIGRALSSVTDINVLLEMIVDQARNFTNADAGTLYILEGNQLRFKIVQNDSLNIRMGGKNGDAIPFPPVELKESNVSAFVALNGISVNIPDVYDTTLFDFTDPKNFDRATGYRTQSMLVVLLKNHDDDIIGVLQLLNARHADTSQVVPFSADCENLTEGLASQAAISISKINLINNMENLFEAFVKVMATAIDEKSPNTGGHIRRVAHLTLTMAEVIHRKNEGCFKDVFFDSESMRELRIAAWMHDIGKVTTPVEIMEKSTKLQTIFDRIHLIDLRMLFLLERAQREGLEKKIKWIQKNADGIELGRVEEETKIRMEEITEIRQFLRDCNEPSQYLEQEKVERLNAIGKMTYQGEDGTPQPYLTADELENLSIRKGSINQRERNKIKEHAFITLKMLQQIPFTKKIKNIPHFAAAHHECIDGSGYPLGLKGDEIPFEGKLMAVTDIAEALTASDRPYKPVLSLCNVHDILRAMAKEGKLDPDLVELFIEERVYEEYKRKHEPDFQQKSEKLSLLNANPKNNTSSSVSQEPLKVLLPILKLSKEAV